One segment of Castanea sativa cultivar Marrone di Chiusa Pesio chromosome 3, ASM4071231v1 DNA contains the following:
- the LOC142627314 gene encoding uncharacterized protein LOC142627314, with protein sequence MSDWGPIFVAVVLFVLLTPGLLFQVPGRNGCVDFGNFQTSGASILIHSLLYFGLICIFLLAVKVHLYLG encoded by the coding sequence ATGTCTGATTGGGGTCCAATTTTTGTGGCTGTGGTGCTATTTGTACTCTTAACTCCGGGTCTGCTCTTTCAAGTGCCTGGGCGCAATGGGTGTGTGGATTTTGGTAACTTTCAGACGAGTGGTGCATCCATACTGATTCATTCCCTACTTTACTTTGGTCTCATTTGCATCTTCTTATTGGCTGTCAAGGTTCACTTGTACCTTGGTTGA